Proteins encoded within one genomic window of Cucumis sativus cultivar 9930 chromosome 3, Cucumber_9930_V3, whole genome shotgun sequence:
- the LOC101209232 gene encoding auxin-induced protein 22A has product MASNGVELEITELRLGLPGSGGCRTSSSKNEKKRVFCESSSTNNDGGDQPFPKRNQVVGWPPVCSHRRRSSGSGNNKDLSETETPKIYVKISMDGAPYLRKVDLGSHKGYSDLVVAMENLFGSALGCSDFVLIYEDRDGDWMLVGDVPWNMFVESCKRLRIMKRTEVKGFEIHVPSETLSSSSSKEL; this is encoded by the coding sequence ATGGCATCCAATGGAGTTGAACTTGAAATCACTGAGCTCCGATTAGGGCTTCCGGGGAGTGGCGGTTGCCGTACCTCaagttcaaaaaatgagaagaaaagggTTTTCTGTGAGAGTAGCAGTACCAACAATGATGGCGGTGACCAACCATTCCCAAAAAGGAATCAGGTTGTTGGGTGGCCGCCGGTTTGCTCTCATCGAAGAAGGAGTAGTGGTAGCGGTAACAATAAAGATCTATCTGAAACCGAAACTCCCAAGATTTATGTGAAGATAAGTATGGATGGTGCTCCTTATCTTAGAAAAGTTGATCTTGGAAGTCATAAAGGGTATTCAGATCTTGTGGTGGCGATGGAGAATTTGTTCGGCTCGGCACTCGGATGCTCCGACTTTGTGCTGATCTACGAAGATCGGGATGGCGATTGGATGCTCGTCGGTGATGTACCATGGAATATGTTTGTTGAATCTTGCAAGAGATTGAGAATAATGAAGAGAACGGAAGTTAAAGGATTTGAGATTCATGTCCCATCTGAAACCCTAAGTAGTAGTTCTTCAAAGGaactataa
- the LOC101207038 gene encoding auxin-induced protein AUX22-like has product MTQVAAKGLDLEITELRLGLPGDCCSLISTSKNNEKKRVFSEVEVEDKSRSKGEDEGRRKQVVGWPPVCSYRRRNSFKGKGEQCESEEIMNMGMKKQMYVKVSFEGTPFLRKVDLGMVKGYGDLVGAMEKLFGSPIGCYEYTVTYEDRDGDWMLVGDVPWKMFIESCKRLRIMKKTEGKGSEMNSLSQ; this is encoded by the exons ATGACCCAGGTGGCAGCTAAGGGATTAGACCTCGAGATCACCGAGCTTCGGCTAGGACTTCCAGGCGACTGTTGCAGTTTAATTTCGACGAGTAAGAACAATGAGAAGAAAAGGGTTTTCTCTGAGGTGGAAGTAGAAGACAAGAGTCGGAGCAAAGGTGAGGATGAGGGACGGAGGAAGCAGGTGGTGGGGTGGCCACCAGTGTGCTCATACCGACGGAGGAATAGCTTCAAGGGAAAGGGAGAGCAGTGTGAGAGTGAAGAAATAATGAATATGGGGATGAAGAAACAGATGTATGTGAAAGTGAGCTTTGAAGGAACACCTTTTTTAAGGAAGGTTGATTTGGGAATGGTGAAAGGATATGGAGATCTTGTTGGAGCAATGGAGAAGCTGTTTGGGAGTCCAATTGGTTGCTATGAATATACTGTCACTTATGAAGATAGAGATGGAGATTGGATGTTGGTTGGGGATGTGCCTTGGAA GATGTTCATTGAATCATGCAAGAGATTGAGGATAATGAAGAAAACAGAAGGCAAGGGATCAGAGATGAACTCATTGAGCCAATAA
- the LOC101207532 gene encoding uncharacterized protein LOC101207532, with translation MEGNNRGDFLGNVVKPSSLRPSGSFKPSVSGKSTPRGSPSFRRLHSSRTPRREARSTGFSLHWIRNNKVLFWLLLITLWAYLGFYVQSRWAHGENKDEFLGFGGQQSNQKLDSEQNQSLSLISTNNRLVVENRSGENDRSDGGVVNVVLAKKANGVSASKKTKPRKRSKRSKRDKVHKGKIPAEVTNHDIEEQEPEIPLKNSSYGMLVGPFGSTEDRILEWSPEKRSGTCDRKGDFARLVWSRRFVLIFHELSMTGAPISMMELATELLSCGASVSAVALSKKGGLMSELSRRRIKVLDDKADLSFKTAMKADLVIAGSAVCASWIDGYIEHFPAGASQVAWWIMENRREYFNRSKVVLDRVKMLIFISELQSKQWLNWSQEENIKLRSQPAIVPLSVNDELAFVAGISCSLNTESSSPEKMLEKKQLLRNTTRKEMGVGDNDVVVMTLSSINPGKGHFLLLESSNLLIDRGLKRDDPKIRNPDDSSPSRPKLARRRYMRALLQKLNDSGLPLKVSISNEAVINLNESSKNSIEKLYLQGPVNDMTRVTGRRLLADGGELPETSFKLLIGSVGSKSNKVVYVKRLLRFLSQHSNLSQSVLWTPATTRVASLYSAADIYVINSQGIGETFGRVTIEAMAFGLPVLGTDAGGTKEIVEHNVTGLLHPLGRPGTQVLAQNLEFLLKNPQVREKMGAEGRKKVKKIYLKRHMYKKFVEVIVKCMRTK, from the exons ATGGAAGGGAACAACAGAGGAGATTTTCTTGGAAATGTAGTCAAGCCATCTTCTTTAAGGCCTAGTGGCAGTTTTAAGCCTTCAGTATCTGGAAAATCAACGCCTAGGGGTTCCCCTTCATTTAGGAGATTACATTCAAGTCGAACACCAAGAAGAGAAGCTAGGAGTACTGGTTTTAGTTTGCATTGGATTCGAAATAATAAAGTCTTGTTTTGGCTATTGCTGATTACTTTGTGGGCTTATCTTGGGTTTTATGTTCAATCAAGGTGGGCTCATGGAGAAAATAAGGATGAGTTTTTGGGATTTGGCGGTCAACAAAGTAATCAGAAGTTAGACTCTGAACAGAATCAGTCCCTCAGTCTGATTTCAACTAACAATCGTTTAGTAGTTGAAAATAGATCTGGTGAGAATGATAGGAGTGATGGAGGAGTGGTAAATGTGGTTTTGGCTAAAAAGGCAAATGGTGTTTCTGCttctaagaaaacaaaaccaagGAAAAGAAGTAAGAGATCAAAGCGTGATAAAGTGCACAAGGGGAAAATCCCTGCAGAAGTCACAAATCATGACATAGAAGAGCAGGAGCCAGAAATTCCTTTGAAAAATTCTTCTTATGGAATGCTCGTTGGCCCATTTGGTTCAACAGAGGACAGAATTTTGGAGTGGAGTCCTGAGAAGCGTTCTGGCACCTGTGATAGGAAAGGGGATTTTGCGCGTCTTGTTTGGTCTAGAAGATTTGTGTTGATATTCCATGAGCTGTCAATGACGGGAGCACCTATTTCAATGATGGAGCTGGCAACAGAGCTCTTGAGTTGTGGGGCCTCAGTTTCTGCTGTAGCTCTTAGCAAGAAGGGTGGCTTAATGTCAGAGCTTTCAAGAAGGCGGATCAAAGTGCTTGATGACAAAGCTGACCTCAGCTTTAAAACAGCCATGAAGGCAGATCTGGTGATTGCTGGATCCGCTGTGTGTGCATCATGGATTG ATGGCTATATTGAGCATTTTCCAGCTGGTGCAAGTCAAGTTGCTTGGTGGATCATGGAAAACCGTAGGGAGTACTTCAATCGGTCTAAAGTTGTTCTTGACAGAGTAAAGATGCTAATTTTCATATCAGAGTTGCAATCAAAGCAGTGGCTAAATTGGAgtcaagaagaaaatataaaattgagatctCAACCTGCAATTGTACCACTCTCTGTTAACGATGAACTAGCATTCGTAGCTGGAATTTCATGTTCTCTCAATACTGAGTCTTCCAGCCCCGAGAAGATGTTGGAGAAAAAACAGTTACTGCGTAATACAACTCGTAAGGAGATGGGAGTGGGTGATAATGATGTAGTAGTAATGACTCTAAGCAGCATAAATCCTGGAAAGGGCCATTTCTTGCTTCTTGAATCAAGCAACTTGTTGATTGACCGGGGACTTAAGAGAGATGATCCTAAAATTAGAAATCCAGATGATTCAAGTCCATCGCGGCCAAAATTGGCCAGAAGGCGTTATATGAGAGCTTTGCttcaaaaattgaatgataGTGGATTGCCCTTGAAAGTATCCATCTCGAATGAGGCGGTTATAAACTTGAATGAGTCAAGCAAAAATAGCATCGAGAAACTTTATCTACAGGGTCCTGTTAATGACATGACCAGGGTAACAGGAAGGAGATTGCTGGCTGATGGTGGAGAACTACCGGAAACGTCTTTCAAACTTCTAATCGGGTCTGTTGGATCCAAGAGCAATAAGGTCGTTTATGTGAAAAGACTTCTAAGGTTCTTGTCACAACATTCAAACTTGTCACAGTCAGTGCTGTGGACTCCTGCAACTACTCGTGTAGCATCACTTTACTCTGCTGCAGACATTTATGTTATAAATTCTCAG GGGATAGGTGAAACATTTGGACGAGTAACTATTGAAGCAATGGCTTTTGGTCTTCCG GTCCTTGGAACTGATGCTGGTGGAACAAAGGAGATTGTTGAGCACAATGTGACAGGTCTTCTTCATCCTTTGGGACGTCCAGGTACTCAGGTTCTTGCACAAAACTTGGAGTTTCTACTAAAAAATCCACAGGTAAGGGAGAAAATGGGAGctgaaggaagaaagaaggtaaagaaaatttacttAAAACGGCACATGTACAAAAAATTTGTTGAGGTCATTGTCAAATGTATGAgaacaaagtaa